The following are encoded in a window of Castanea sativa cultivar Marrone di Chiusa Pesio chromosome 9, ASM4071231v1 genomic DNA:
- the LOC142608754 gene encoding secreted RxLR effector protein 161-like, giving the protein MSSSVKLSFNPAGAKVDPTLYRSIIGSLLYLTASRLDIAFSVGVCAHFQAASKESHMTVVKRIICYFNGTSDYGIWYLRDSYDCLVEYSNADWARCVNDRKNTSGGCFYLGNNLVSWMSKKQISVSLSTTVAEYIAVGSCCAQLLWMKKLLHDYEIS; this is encoded by the coding sequence ATGAGTTCCTCGGTAAAACTGAGCTTTAATCCAGCCGGTGCGAAAGTAGATCCAACCCTTTACAGGAGCATTATCGGTAGTCTCCTATATCTCACTGCAAGTAGGCTGGACATAGCCTTTAGTGTTGGGGTATGTGCTCATTTTCAAGCAGCGTCCAAAGAGTCCCATATGACGGTAGTTAAAAGAATTATCTGCTATTTCAATGGAACATCTGACTATGGGATTTGGTACTTAAGAGACTCATATGACTGCCTAGTCGAATACTCGAATGCTGATTGGGCCAGGTGTGTTAATGATAGAAAAAACACATCGGGAGGATGTTTCTACCTTGGAAACAATTTGGTGTCATGGATGAGCAAGAAGCAAATCTCAGTGTCTTTATCAACTACTGTAGCGGAGTACATTGCAGTGGGTAGTTGTTGTGCTCAACTCTTATGGATGAAAAAGCTTCTTCATGATTATGAGATTTCTTAA
- the LOC142610946 gene encoding short chain aldehyde dehydrogenase 1-like, with amino-acid sequence MSTSSTPIAKRLEGKVAIITGGASGLGESTARLFVQHGAKVVIADIQDDLGHSLCKVLGPEETISFVHCDVTSDSDVQNLVDFTISKYGKLDIMYNNAGTAGSMDSRILATNNEEFKRVFDVNVFGAFLGAKQAARVMIPAKKGCILFTSSSASVISFGGPHAYTASKYAIVGLAKNLSAELGQYGIRVNCISPFATATPMLTQALGTTDKTKLDEVICEAANLKGVVSEPKDIAEAALYLASDESKYVSGLNLVVDGGYSAINPSFPMAMKSLFS; translated from the exons ATGAGTACTTCTTCAACGCCCATTGCTAAGAG GTTGGAAGGAAAGGTGGCCATAATAACTGGCGGTGCCAGCGGCTTAGGAGAGAGCACAGCAAGGCTATTTGTCCAACATGGTGCAAAGGTAGTAATTGCAGATATTCAAGATGACCTTGGCCACTCCCTCTGCAAAGTCCTTGGCCCTGAAGAAACCATCTCTTTTGTCCATTGCGACGTAACTAGTGACTCTGATGTCCAGAATCTCGTGGACTTCACTATCTCCAAGTATGGAAAGCTTGATATTATGTACAACAATGCTGGCACTGCAGGCAGTATGGATTCAAGAATCTTAGCTACAAACAACGAAGAATTCAAGAGGGTGTTTGATGTCAATGTGTTTGGTGCTTTCTTGGGGGCCAAGCAAGCTGCCAGGGTAATGATTCCAGCCAAGAAAGGGTGCATTCTCTTCACATCAAGCTCAGCTTCAGTAATTTCCTTCGGTGGGCCACATGCTTACACAGCATCCAAGTATGCTATTGTAGGGTTGGCTAAGAACTTGTCTGCAGAGTTGGGGCAGTATGGGATAAGAGTTAATTGTATATCTCCATTTGCAACCGCAACACCAATGTTGACTCAAGCTTTGGGGACAACGGATAAGACCAAGCTCGATGAGGTGATTTGTGAAGCAGCAAACTTGAAAGGAGTAGTTTCTGAGCCAAAAGATATTGCAGAGGCAGCACTCTATTTGGCAAGCGATGAGTCTAAGTATGTGAGTGGGCTCAATCTTGTGGTTGATGGAGGCTATAGTGCCATCAATCCGTCATTTCCAATGGCAATGAAAAGCCTTTTTTCTTGA